One Apis cerana isolate GH-2021 linkage group LG15, AcerK_1.0, whole genome shotgun sequence DNA window includes the following coding sequences:
- the LOC108000945 gene encoding cylicin-1 isoform X2, whose translation MGKTPKKATPGGDERNLYNRRLKATTAPPNPSETSLHKRQRESKIPNRSKLSTLQKRVPHSPRKNFKNKVCMQSKLSYSTKKIIDLEDTASGNSKEKIFTIPERSEESILTNMQPESEEADVKINPTVQMEYVKKDISKDTQESDEMHIDYTSSEPVSISKVQEDSIDKEVVIEEEQIESQEKANNFDKDKEIEQHEENDLNLRLETEDNPVHVTYEEKTDDIDLKNESNEKCPSEAGTTKSDIQQKEDLHSESQTDTESNSVDILEITTSEMSETSETASQNDIQKEKEKEKEKREESISKDVSFVSYDSSIMLKDVQIKLNDCLKENSKLFDASNTSHNTSSQPQKEISFGKTLRSITGRRSLNTMRHITLREQSTDLSDMLSTTNGSPTERKRKHEIDNWSSIKKQKTESENSLLNSSIGLLKGLRKPIQVSTPVSEMKFQTDKLELDESSKSANEGSKKWCVIM comes from the exons ATGGGTAAGACGCCAAAGAAGGCGACCCCTGGGGGCGATGAGAGGAATTTATACAATCGGAGACTCAAGGCAACGACCGCGCCGCCAAATCCTTCTGAAACTAGCTTGCACAAGAGACAGCGCGAATCCAAGATTCCGAACAG ATCTAAATTGAGCACTTTACAAAAGAGAGTACCACATAGtccaagaaaaaattttaaa aataaagttTGTATGCAGTCAAAGTTGAGCTATTctacgaagaaaataatagatctTGAGGACACAGCATCTGgaaattctaaagaaaaaatatttaccataCCAGAAAGAAGtgaagaatcaattttaacaaatatgcaACCAGAATCAGAGGAAGcagatgtaaaaataaatccaacTGTACAAAtggaatatgtaaaaaaagatatttctaaaGATACACAAGAATCTGATGAAATGCATATTGACTATACTTCATCCGAACCTGTTTCAATATCCAAAGTGCAAGAAGATTCGATAGATAAAGAAGTAGTGATCGAGGAAGAACAAATAGAGAGTCAAGAGAAagcaaataatttcgataaagataaagagatAGAACAGCacgaagaaaatgatttaaatttgcgTTTAGAAACGGAAGATAATCCCGTGCATGTCACATATGAGGAAAAGACGGatgatatagatttaaaaaatgaaagcaaTGAAAAATGCCCTTCCGAAGCAGGGACAACAAAGAGCGACATACaacaaaaagaagatttacACAGTGAATCTCAAACTGACACGGAAAGTAATTCGGTAGATATTTTAGAGATCACAACATCTGAAATGTCTGAAACGTCTGAAACTGCGTCGCAAAATGATAttcagaaagaaaaggaaaaagaaaaggagaagcgCGAGGAAAGCATTAGCAAAGATGTTTCGTTTGTTTCGTACGATTCTTCAATAATGCTGAAGGATGTGCAGATCAAGTTGAACGattgtttaaaagaaaactCAAAGTTATTCGATGCGAGCAACACTAGTCACAATACGTCGAGTCAGccacaaaaagaaatatccttCGGGAAAACTTTAAGAAGTATTACCGGCCGACGTTCTTTAAACACGATGCGACACATTACTTTACGCGAGCAAAG TACCGACTTGTCCGACATGCTTTCTACCACAAACGGCAGCCCAACGGAGAGAAAACGAAAACACGAAATCGATAACTGGAGTTCCATTAAGAAACAGAAAACAGAATCCGAAAACAGTTTATTGAATAGTTCGATCGGTTTATTGAAAGGGTTACGCAAGCCTATACAAGTTTCTACTCCAGTATCCGAGATGAAATTTCAAACCGACAAATTGGAATTGGACGAAAGTAGTAAATCGGCGAATGAAGGTAGCAAAAAATGGTGTGTTATCATGTAA
- the LOC108000945 gene encoding cylicin-1 isoform X1, whose product MGKTPKKATPGGDERNLYNRRLKATTAPPNPSETSLHKRQRESKIPNRSKLSTLQKRVPHSPRKNFKNKVCMQSKLSYSTKKIIDLEDTASGNSKEKIFTIPERSEESILTNMQPESEEADVKINPTVQMEYVKKDISKDTQESDEMHIDYTSSEPVSISKVQEDSIDKEVVIEEEQIESQEKANNFDKDKEIEQHEENDLNLRLETEDNPVHVTYEEKTDDIDLKNESNEKCPSEAGTTKSDIQQKEDLHSESQTDTESNSVDILEITTSEMSETSETASQNDIQKEKEKEKEKREESISKDVSFVSYDSSIMLKDVQIKLNDCLKENSKLFDASNTSHNTSSQPQKEISFGKTLRSITGRRSLNTMRHITLREQRYSPNDSLFVNTSSASLPPDDVADYKIVRYSTDLSDMLSTTNGSPTERKRKHEIDNWSSIKKQKTESENSLLNSSIGLLKGLRKPIQVSTPVSEMKFQTDKLELDESSKSANEGSKKWCVIM is encoded by the exons ATGGGTAAGACGCCAAAGAAGGCGACCCCTGGGGGCGATGAGAGGAATTTATACAATCGGAGACTCAAGGCAACGACCGCGCCGCCAAATCCTTCTGAAACTAGCTTGCACAAGAGACAGCGCGAATCCAAGATTCCGAACAG ATCTAAATTGAGCACTTTACAAAAGAGAGTACCACATAGtccaagaaaaaattttaaa aataaagttTGTATGCAGTCAAAGTTGAGCTATTctacgaagaaaataatagatctTGAGGACACAGCATCTGgaaattctaaagaaaaaatatttaccataCCAGAAAGAAGtgaagaatcaattttaacaaatatgcaACCAGAATCAGAGGAAGcagatgtaaaaataaatccaacTGTACAAAtggaatatgtaaaaaaagatatttctaaaGATACACAAGAATCTGATGAAATGCATATTGACTATACTTCATCCGAACCTGTTTCAATATCCAAAGTGCAAGAAGATTCGATAGATAAAGAAGTAGTGATCGAGGAAGAACAAATAGAGAGTCAAGAGAAagcaaataatttcgataaagataaagagatAGAACAGCacgaagaaaatgatttaaatttgcgTTTAGAAACGGAAGATAATCCCGTGCATGTCACATATGAGGAAAAGACGGatgatatagatttaaaaaatgaaagcaaTGAAAAATGCCCTTCCGAAGCAGGGACAACAAAGAGCGACATACaacaaaaagaagatttacACAGTGAATCTCAAACTGACACGGAAAGTAATTCGGTAGATATTTTAGAGATCACAACATCTGAAATGTCTGAAACGTCTGAAACTGCGTCGCAAAATGATAttcagaaagaaaaggaaaaagaaaaggagaagcgCGAGGAAAGCATTAGCAAAGATGTTTCGTTTGTTTCGTACGATTCTTCAATAATGCTGAAGGATGTGCAGATCAAGTTGAACGattgtttaaaagaaaactCAAAGTTATTCGATGCGAGCAACACTAGTCACAATACGTCGAGTCAGccacaaaaagaaatatccttCGGGAAAACTTTAAGAAGTATTACCGGCCGACGTTCTTTAAACACGATGCGACACATTACTTTACGCGAGCAAAGGTATTCACCGAACGACTCGTTATTTGTTAATACATCAAGCGCATCTTTGCCGCCAGATGATGTAGCGGATTATAAGATTGTTCGTTACAGTACCGACTTGTCCGACATGCTTTCTACCACAAACGGCAGCCCAACGGAGAGAAAACGAAAACACGAAATCGATAACTGGAGTTCCATTAAGAAACAGAAAACAGAATCCGAAAACAGTTTATTGAATAGTTCGATCGGTTTATTGAAAGGGTTACGCAAGCCTATACAAGTTTCTACTCCAGTATCCGAGATGAAATTTCAAACCGACAAATTGGAATTGGACGAAAGTAGTAAATCGGCGAATGAAGGTAGCAAAAAATGGTGTGTTATCATGTAA